Part of the Vicinamibacterales bacterium genome is shown below.
GCTCCTGCGCAAGACCGACGACGCCATCACGTTCGCGGTCCGCGAGGGCCTCCGCGTCATGTACGTCACCGAGGACACGACGCGCGCCCACCCCGACACCCTGCGGGCCATCTACCGCTGCGCCATCCACGCCGGGGCGTCCCGGATCTGCGTGGCGGACACGGTGGGCTTCGCCACGCCGGCCGGCGCCCACGCCGTCGTCCGCTTCGTGGCCAGCGTGGTCGCCGAGTCTGGCGCGCCGGTGGGTATCGACTGGCACGGGCACCGCGACCGCGATCTCGCCGTCGCCTGCAGCCTGGCGGCCTACCAGGCGGGCGCGACCCGCCTGCACGGCGCGGCCCTGGGCATCGGCGAGCGGGTGGGCAACACGCCGATGGACCTGCTGCTCGTGAACCTGGTGCTGCTGGGACACCTCCAGCGCGATCTGCTGCCGCTCTCGGAATACTGCGAGACCGTTTCGCGGGCGTGCGGCGTGCCGATGCCCGACAACTACCCGGTGCTGGGCCGCGACGCCTTCCGGACCGCCACCGGCGTGCATGCCGCGGCCGTGGTGAAGGCGGCGAAGAAGGGCGACCGCGCCCTGATGGACGCGGTCTACTCGGCGATTCCGGCGGGGATGATCGGGCGCGAACAGGAGATCGAGATCGGCCCGATGTCGGGCCGATCGAACGTCACCTACTGGCTGGAGAAGCGCGGAATCGCGGCCACCGACTCCCTCGTGGATCGCATCCTGCAGCGGGCGAAGCGGGCGTCGGCGGTCCTCACCGACGCCGAGATTCGCGACGAGATCCGGGCGGCCGCACTCAGCGCCCGCTGACGGCGGCGGCTACGGCCGCTGGCCGGCGGGCACGTAGTCCCGCGCGGCATAGCCCGTGTAGATCTGCCGCGGCCGGGCGATCTTCTGCTCCTCGTCGAGCAGCATCTCCTCCCACTGGGCCGCCCAGCCGACGGTGCGGGCGATGGCGAAGAGCACCGGGAACATGGCCATCTGGAAGCCCATGGCCTCGTAGATGAGGCCCGAGTAGAAGTCCACGTTCGGGTACAGCTTCCGCTTGATGAAGTAGTCGTCTTCGAGGGCGATGCGCTCGAGCTCGAGTGCGATGTCGAGCAGCGGGTTCTTGCCCGTGACGTCGAACACCTCGTAGGCCGTCTGCTTGATGATCCGGGCGCGCGGGTCGTAGGACTTGTAGACGCGGTGCCCGAAGCCCATCAGCCGGCCGTGGCCCTCCTTGACGCTCTTGATGAACGCCGGGATGTTCGAGACCGAGCCGATCTCCTGGAGCATCTTCAGCACGGCCTCGTTCGCGCCGCCGTGCAGCGGCCCGTACAGGGCCGCCGCCGCGCCCGCCATGGCGCTGTACGGGTCCACGTGCGAGCTGCCGATGCCGCGCATGGCGCTCGTGGAGCAGTTCTGCTCGTGGTCGGCATGCAGGATGAACAGCACGTCGAGGGCGCGCTCGAGGACCGGGTTCGGCGTGTACTTCACCTCGGTCATCTTGAACAGCATGTTCAGGAAGTTGCCCGTGAAGCTGAGGTCGTTGTCCGGGTAGACGTAGGGGCGGCCGATGCTGTGGCGGTAGGCGTAGGCCGCGATCGTCGGCACCTTCGCGATGAGGCGCACGATCTGCTTGCGGCGCGATTCGGCATCGAAGATGTTCCGGCCGTCCGGGTAGAAGGTGGACATCGCGCCGACGGTGCTGACGAACACGCTCATGGGATGGGCGTCGTAGGTGAAGCCCTCCATGAACTTCTTGATGTTCTCGTGCACCATCGTGTGCATCGTGATCTCGTGGGTCCACGCCGCGAGCTCGGACGCACCGGGCAGTTCGCCGTGCAGGATGAGGTACGCCGTCTCGAGGTAGGTGCTGTGCTCGGCGAGCTGCTCGATCGGGTAGCCCCGGTACATCAGGATGCCCTTGTCGCCATCGATGAACGTGATCTTGCTCCGGCACGACGCCGTGTTCATGAAGGCAGGGTCGTAGGTGGTCAGGCCGAAGTCGTCGTCCCCGGACTTGATCTTGCGGAGGTCCATCGCCTTGACGGTGCCGTCGGTGATGGGCAGCTCGTACTGCTTGCCGGTGCGGTTGTCGGTGATGGTGAGCGTGTCGGCCATGGCGTGCGGGGCTCGGGGCCCTGGGCTCGGAGCCGGGGGCCGTGGAACTGGCGGCCGGTGGCCGCGGTCATTCGTCGTCGTGTTCGTCTGGCGACCCGGCCGGCGGTCCGGCCACCCGATACGTGCCGGCGGCCCACCGGGCCTGGTCTTCGGTCTGACAGCGGCGGCTGCAGAAGGGCCGCCACCGCGGGTCCACCGGATGGCGCCGGCACACGCAGCACATCTGCGGACCGTCCATCCGACCCATTCTATGCCACTCCCTTGAATCGGCGCGACGGACTTCGGACTCGAGCGCCGGTCACGAATGCGCCGGACACATGGGACGCATGCCTGGGACTGGACCTCCGAGGGCCCGGTCAGGAGGCGTCGATGGAGGCCGACCCGGAATGGCGGACGTCGCGGGCCGACACCAGGAAGATGACGTCCTCGGCGATGTTCGTGGCGTGATCGCCGATTCGCTCCAGGTGCCGGGACACCAGGACGAGGTCCAGGGCCGGCTCGATCGTCGCCTGGTCGCGCGTCATGTAGGTGAGCAGCTCGCGGAAGATCTGGGACTTCAGGGCATCGAGCTCGTCGTCGGCCGCCAGGACGGCCTCGGCCAGCGCGGTGTCGCGGCGCACGAAGGCATCGAGGGCGTCGCGGAGCATGCGTTGCGCGATCTCGCCCATCCGGGGCAGGTCGATGAGGGGCTTCACCGGTGCGTGGAGCAGGTAGCGCTTGGCGGCCTCGGCGATGTTCACGGCGAGATCGCCGACCCGCTCGAGGTCGGTGTTGATCTTCACGGCCGCCACGATCGTCCGGAGGTCCGCGGCCATCGGCTGGTGCAGGGCCAGCAGCTTGAAGCAGCGGTCGTCGATCTCGATGTGCAGCTCGTTGATCGGCTCGTCGCCGGTGAGCACCTGCTCGGCCAGCGCGGCGTCGCGGGAGACCAGGGCGTGCACGGCCTCGCGGACCCGCTCCTCGGCGAAGCCGCCCATCGCGAGCAGCCGCTCCTGCAGCGTGCCGAGCTCTTCCTGGAAGTGTCGGACGACGCGTTCCACTCTCGTGCCTCCCCGGTCAGCCGCAGCGGCCCGTGACGTAGTCTTCGGTCAGGGTTTCGGCCGGCGCCGTGAAGATCTTGTCGGTCCGCCCGTACTCGACCAGCCGGCCGAGCCAGAAGAAGGCCGTGTAATCGGACACCCGCGCCGCCTGCTGCATATTGTGCGTCACGATCACGATGGTGTACGACTTCTTGAGGTCGTAGACCAGCTCCTCGACGCGCTGCGTCGCGATGGGGTCGAGCGCCGAGGCGGGCTCGTCCATCAGGAGGATGTCGGGGCGGACCGCCAGGGCGCGGGCGATGCAGAGCCGCTGCTGCTGACCGCCGGAGAGCGCCAGGGCGGAGTCGCCGAGGCGGTCCTTCACCTCGTCCCAGATGGCGGCCGCGCGGAGGCTCTCTTCGACTCGGTCCGCCGTCTCGGCCTTGCTCCGGGCCAGCCCGTTGACCTTCAGGCCGTAGGCGACGTTGTCGAAGATCGACTTCGGGAACGGGTTCGACTTCTGGAAGACCATGCCGACCCGGCGCCGGAGCGCCACCACGTCCACGCCCGGGGCGTAGACGTCCTGGCCGTCGATGGTCACCGCCCCCTCGACGCGGGTGCCGGGGATGATGTCGTTCATCCGGTTCAGCGTGCGCAGGAAGGTGCTCTTGCCGCAGCCCGAGGGGCCGATGAACGCCGTGACGCGGTTGGCGTGGACGGTCAGCGAGATCCCGTCGAGGGCCCGCTTGTCGCCGTAGTAGAAGTTGAGCGACTGGACGTCGATCTTCACCGGCGCCTGCTCGGCCGCGGCCGACGGCGTGCGGACGAGGCTCGACAGCCGCGGCGGGGCGGGAGGGGTGCCGGCCGTCATGCCCGGCTCCGGCGCTGGAATCGGTCTCGGACGACGATGGCGGCGGCGTTCATGGTGAGCAGGAGGGCCAGGAGCACGAGAATCCCCGCGGCGGCATTTTCCTTGAACGCCGCCTGGGGACGCGAGACCCAGTTGAAGATCTGAATCGGAAGCACGGTGAAGGGAGACCAGACGCTGTCCGGCGCGAAGGGGATGTAGGTGAGGGCGCCGATGGTGATGAGGGGCGCCGTCTCGCCGATGGCCCGCGACAGCGCGAGGATGAGGCCGGTCAGGATGCCGGGCAGCGCCATGGGCAGCACCTGGTACTGGATGGTCTGCCACTTGGTGGCGCCCAGCGCATACGAGCCCTCGCGAATCGACGTGGGCACCGTCCGCAGCGCCTCACGCGTCGAGAGGATCACCACCGGCAGCGCGAGCAGGGCCAGCGTCGCGGCCCCGGCCAGGAC
Proteins encoded:
- the pstB gene encoding phosphate ABC transporter ATP-binding protein PstB: MTAGTPPAPPRLSSLVRTPSAAAEQAPVKIDVQSLNFYYGDKRALDGISLTVHANRVTAFIGPSGCGKSTFLRTLNRMNDIIPGTRVEGAVTIDGQDVYAPGVDVVALRRRVGMVFQKSNPFPKSIFDNVAYGLKVNGLARSKAETADRVEESLRAAAIWDEVKDRLGDSALALSGGQQQRLCIARALAVRPDILLMDEPASALDPIATQRVEELVYDLKKSYTIVIVTHNMQQAARVSDYTAFFWLGRLVEYGRTDKIFTAPAETLTEDYVTGRCG
- a CDS encoding citrate synthase, which translates into the protein MADTLTITDNRTGKQYELPITDGTVKAMDLRKIKSGDDDFGLTTYDPAFMNTASCRSKITFIDGDKGILMYRGYPIEQLAEHSTYLETAYLILHGELPGASELAAWTHEITMHTMVHENIKKFMEGFTYDAHPMSVFVSTVGAMSTFYPDGRNIFDAESRRKQIVRLIAKVPTIAAYAYRHSIGRPYVYPDNDLSFTGNFLNMLFKMTEVKYTPNPVLERALDVLFILHADHEQNCSTSAMRGIGSSHVDPYSAMAGAAAALYGPLHGGANEAVLKMLQEIGSVSNIPAFIKSVKEGHGRLMGFGHRVYKSYDPRARIIKQTAYEVFDVTGKNPLLDIALELERIALEDDYFIKRKLYPNVDFYSGLIYEAMGFQMAMFPVLFAIARTVGWAAQWEEMLLDEEQKIARPRQIYTGYAARDYVPAGQRP
- the phoU gene encoding phosphate signaling complex protein PhoU, which produces MERVVRHFQEELGTLQERLLAMGGFAEERVREAVHALVSRDAALAEQVLTGDEPINELHIEIDDRCFKLLALHQPMAADLRTIVAAVKINTDLERVGDLAVNIAEAAKRYLLHAPVKPLIDLPRMGEIAQRMLRDALDAFVRRDTALAEAVLAADDELDALKSQIFRELLTYMTRDQATIEPALDLVLVSRHLERIGDHATNIAEDVIFLVSARDVRHSGSASIDAS
- the pstA gene encoding phosphate ABC transporter permease PstA, with amino-acid sequence MAAPAPGSTAARRRADLLFQAAALVVLVVTIAALGALLARLWEDGADRLTWTFLTSFPSRRAESAGIYHAVVGSLFVIALTGLMALPVGVAAATYLEEYGGRSRIARLIEINIANLAAVPSIIYGLLGLGLFVRAMGMGRSVLAGAATLALLALPVVILSTREALRTVPTSIREGSYALGATKWQTIQYQVLPMALPGILTGLILALSRAIGETAPLITIGALTYIPFAPDSVWSPFTVLPIQIFNWVSRPQAAFKENAAAGILVLLALLLTMNAAAIVVRDRFQRRSRA